Below is a window of Pseudomonadota bacterium DNA.
GGTTAAGCTCGGCAAGCTACTCTCACTCTCCGAAAACACAGCGCCAGGTGGCGCATTCCCTATCTATCAAAGAAATAACAATATGGAGATGAAGTCCATGAGCCTTGCAGCCTCTGCTCCATCAATTGACTCTCAGGCCGAGGATCTGCAGGTCTCTGTATCAGCAAACTATAACATCGAGTAACGCTATAACATCGAGCAACGCTATGAATATTCACCCCTCATGGTCCATCGACCATATAGGAATCGCTGTAGATGACCTTAACGCCGCAGTAGAGCTCTACTCTGCAAGGCTCGGTGCTACGGTAACTCTACGAGAAAAACTTGAAGAACAGGGAGTAGAGATAGCCTTTATCGGCGGCGGTGCTACTAAAGTAGAGCTGCTAGCCCCACTGCGCGAGGGAACCACGCTCTCTAAGTTTCTGGCGCGCCGCGGAGCTGGTCTGCACCATATCGGCTACCGAGTTGCTAATATTAAAGAGGAGCTAGCACGCCTTGCACAGGCGGGCTGCGTGCTGATCGATTCAACCCCTCGCCCAGGTGCCGCAGGATCGCAGATAGCTTTTATAAGCCCTAAGTCATTTATGGGGGTTCTAACCGAGCTGGTTCAGAGCCAGGCTCCCTGAGAATAGCCTGAATCTTCAGCCAGATGGCTTATCGTATGCGCAGAACTACTGCTCACCTACGATAGTTTGGCATGCGCTTTCACAAGGTGGTATCGTCACCTCGATGTTCCTACGTGTGCAATCGTCCTTAGTTTATGCTGACTAGTTACAAGCTATGTATATAATAAAAACCGTTCTCACTTCCCTTTTTCTAAGCCTGCTCCTCTTGGCCCCCTACGTCACACACGCCCTAGCCACGGAGACGGAGTCCTGTTCCGACGTGATTAAGGAGTGTTTCGCCTACACCGCTGCCGAGCGTGATGACTGCTTTAAGGGTGTCGTCAGTAAACCGAGCTGCTCCGATTCAGAGGTGAGCAT
It encodes the following:
- the mce gene encoding methylmalonyl-CoA epimerase, translating into MNIHPSWSIDHIGIAVDDLNAAVELYSARLGATVTLREKLEEQGVEIAFIGGGATKVELLAPLREGTTLSKFLARRGAGLHHIGYRVANIKEELARLAQAGCVLIDSTPRPGAAGSQIAFISPKSFMGVLTELVQSQAP